A window from Zingiber officinale cultivar Zhangliang chromosome 7A, Zo_v1.1, whole genome shotgun sequence encodes these proteins:
- the LOC122000762 gene encoding uncharacterized protein LOC122000762, which produces MAVAEIFSIREFAWKMRGVDYEKCWPFLEDRKGRSLPPMPIRKFQWWADELREVRSVVAAAGGLDLRKVSVDAAAVQVQLNISAETSGVDLERDREASAEERQERTRPPSSRAKQRTPKKRSIIELFAVAPPIRITHEEDRQDHRRGGGKKQGAAVASHSSLRVGEGIEIRERKKRNKDGSCRKMLMDKIGAKKKLKPKTKVMKKHKQDEIRAAKKEETCKLYMPSPADVYKILRSKVHEKQVIKMHKKLVHKQVKTATMRTLLKKHIFRLVQTSKFVPRNQGVTRIPPGITRVKKRKWSNSTKKRKKRVKPLDSDLVELYHDPTENLTISGKGDTLLNARGSLPLQLPHLGTLCKIVSDVLTASSSTDSLSKYPSASEGAQLNTIDEETQIILNGKELITNSIPPSETSSETQFNGCFAHAAANSSIAKRTPMIEILDLNHPVDENVDLNCICQDGFMSTPSSNCSVDMNNLGLVNNSRLDPETGVCQEQSLSISADHTNRSKDPIGKGISVSNACSNLTLLWNQDSLSCLGQSHLNPIVGKTHPMHQVIDACNDFPKFHQTYQLAKDTLTSTHSSVYTKTFVEPTSIGGPIRRDKFNEGFIGLPLNSQGEFIQFHPRTRYDSCEMDKVSKSQLSSLQFFPSTSHCLPHSSYVWTRGKFPFISSNHDVDQNWFLKQYNSLGQAVLSDLGSVELQALEKLKNQTYDEKAQFNHCDPGQLEFSHPTCRDHIITESCSDSIEFRSDRAFELGMQSVIQPTMRLMGKNVTVGSYNKEYHATNCHNLRMYKPVSKRSPHDDCIVQTESGSLEIPSNYCSISPEKCTPNCMHLGFGYEWTLNGGCSSTSGDCGFHFDLSRSLVPSQSFMNRHSTVHGRVETQSVDVEKRKMFWSPYPPNIRHHMLVNSNNCEHGQSLSYSVPSTSHPTFPSQVSTQASRATPIQKLPQWMQDSTSSHHFIRYPTSMYHSCNMQANSGYPHASMHPRPVVSFPSSSNRSSHTYESYAPIMFDPSSITGSATKNYSFTSSNYGDKIKVNYGGGFIFVHNNSQDHSNKGRKRFASADEKDMETAKRPNLKLQKDLNFTASVSREQPVGQKDNAVASEVNACVSSAVDVSCPVTDNEKDNVVASGGFVCSKSSHKRSGPVKLSAGAKHILRPNGSLDQNSPPIYSTVYFTQATSSSKDEKEKAEKVYRL; this is translated from the exons GACTATGAGAAGTGCTGGCCATTTTTGGAGGACCGGAAAGGGCGGTCTCTGCCTCCGATGCCGATTCGGAAGTTCCAGTGGTGGGCAGACGAGCTGCGGGAAGTTCGATCCGTGGTCGCGGCGGCCGGTGGTCTTGATTTACGCAAGGTTTCCGTGGATGCTGCTGCTGTCCAAGTACAGCTAAATATTTCGGCAGAGACTTCTGGAGTCGACCTGGAAAGAGACCGAGAAGCTTCAGCGGAGGAGCGGCAGGAGAGAACTCGCCCTCCGTCTTCCCGGGCAAAACAAAGAACGCCCAAGAAAAGGTCCATTATCGAGCTCTTTGCGGTGGCCCCGCCGATTCGTATCACACATGAGGAAGATCGCCAAGATCATCGACGCGGTGGCGGCAAGAAGCAAGGAGCTGCCGTCGCGTCACATAGCAGTTTGCGGGTTGGGGAAGGGATCGAAATAAGGGAAAGAAAGAAGCGGAATAAAGATGGATCATGCCGGAAGATGCTGATGGATAAGATTGGGGCAAAGAAAAAGTTAAAGCCTAAGACGAAGGTTATGAAGAAACACAAGCAAGATGAGATCCGTGCAGCCAAAAAG GAGGAAACTTGTAAGCTTTACATGCCATCTCCAGCTGATGTGTACAAAATACTGAGAAGCAAAGTGCATGAGAAGCAGGTTATAAAGATGCACAAAAAGCTTGTCCATAAACAGGTGAAGACAGCAACCATGAGAACCTTATTAAAGAAACATATCTTTAGACTTGTTCAGACTTCAAAGTTTGTACCCAGAAATCAGGGGGTCACAAGGATACCTCCTGGAATTACTAGAGTCAAGAAGAGAAAATGGAGCAATTCtacaaagaagagaaagaaaagggtGAAGCCATTGGATAGTGACCTTGTGGAGCTTTATCATGATCCAACCGAAAATTTGACTATTTCTGGTAAAGGTGACACTCTACTGAATGCCAGAGGCAGTTTACCTCTGCAGCTGCCTCATTTGGGAACACTCTGCAAAATAGTTTCTGATGTTTTGACTGCATCATCAAGTACAGACAGTTTAAGTAAATATCCTTCTGCAAGTGAAGGAGCTCAGTTAAACACGATTGATGAAGAAACACAAATAATTTTGAATGGTAAAGAGCTTATTACTAACAGCATCCCACCCAGTGAAACTTCCTCAGAAACTCAATTCAATGGCTGTTTTGCTCATGCTGCTGCTAATTCCTCGATCGCAAAGAGGACTCCCATGATTGAAATTTTGGATCTGAATCATCCAGTCGATGAGAACGTGGATTTAAATTGCATATGTCAGGATGGCTTCATGTCAACACCTAGTTCCAACTGCTCAGTTGATATGAATAATCTTGGACTGGTAAATAATAGTAGGCTTGATCCAGAAACTGGGGTCTGTCAAGAACAAAGTCTTTCTATTTCAGCAGACCATACAAACAGGTCAAAAGATCCTATAGGCAAGGGTATTTCAGTTTCTAATGCATGTAGTAATCTTACTCTTCTCTGGAACCAAGATAGTTTATCTTGTTTAGGCCAAAGTCACTTGAACCCAATTGTTGGAAAAACTCATCCAATGCACCAAGTAATAGATGCATGCAATGATTTCCCTAAATTTCACCAAACATACCAGTTAGCAAAAGATACATTAACTAGCACTCACTCTTCTGTTTATACAAAAACTTTTGTAGAACCAACATCAATTGGAGGACCAATTAGGAGGGACAAGTTTAATGAAGGTTTCATCGGATTGCCTCTTAATTCACAGGGAGAGTTTATCCAGTTTCATCCAAGGACAAGATATGATTCTTGTGAGATGGATAAGGTTTCAAAATCACAATTAAGCTCTCTTCAGTTTTTTCCTTCCACTAGTCATTGTCTGCCACACTCTAGCTATGTCTGGACTAGAGGTAAGTTTCCTTTTATTTCATCAAACCATGATGTTGATCAGAATTGGTTCTTGAAGCAATACAATTCACTTGGACAAGCTGTGTTATCTGACTTGGGTTCTGTTGAGTTGCAAGCTCTTGAGAAACTGAAGAATCAAACCTACGATGAAAAGGCTCAATTTAATCACTGTGATCCTGGACAACTGGAATTTTCTCATCCCACTTGTAGGGATCATATTATAACTGAAAGTTGCTCTGATAGTATTGAGTTTCGGTCAGACAGAGCCTTTGAGCTAGGCATGCAATCTGTCATCCAACCAACAATGCGCTTGATGGGAAAAAATGTGACTGTTGGTAGCTACAACAAAGAATACCATGCTACAAATTGCCACAACTTGAGGATGTATAAACCTGTTTCAAAGAGATCGCCTCATGACGATTGCATTGTTCAAACAGAATCTGGGTCATTGGAGATCCCTTCAAACTATTGTTCCATATCACCAGAGAAATGTACACCTAATTGTATGCATCTTGGTTTTGGATATGAGTGGACGTTGAATGGTGGATGTTCCTCAACCAGTGGAGACTGTGGGTTTCATTTTGACCTTTCACGAAGTTTAGTTCCCTCTCAATCATTTATGAATAGACACTCTACGGTTCATGGCAGAGTGGAAACTCAGTCTGTTGATGTGGAGAAAAGGAAAATGTTTTGGAGTCCATATCCCCCAAACATACGCCATCATATGCTAGTAAATTCAAACAATTGCGAGCATGGTCAAAGTCTATCTTATAGTGTTCCATCAACTTCCCATCCCACTTTTCCGAGTCAAGTTTCTACTCAAGCATCAAGAGCAACGCCTATACAAAAGCTTCCACAGTGGATGCAAGATTCAACAAGTTCCCATCATTTTATTCGTTATCCTACTTCAATGTACCATTCGTGCAACATGCAGGCCAATAGTGGTTATCCTCACGCTTCCATGCATCCAAGACCAGTTGTGTCTTTCCCTTCCAGTAGTAACAGAAGTTCACATACATATGAATCATATGCTCCCATCATGTTTGACCCTTCCTCCATTACTGGGTCGGCAACAAAAAATTACAGTTTCACATCCTCAAATTATGGAGACAAAATCAAAGTCAATTATGGCGGTGGATTCATCTTTGTTCATAATAATAGTCAAGATCATTCaaacaaagggagaaaaagaTTTGCTTCTGCAGACGAGAAAGACATGGAAACGGCAAAAAGGCCTAACCTCAAACTGCAAAAAGACTTGAATTTTACAGCATCAGTGAGCAGAGAACAGCCAGTTGGACAGAAAGATAATGCAGTTGCATCCGAAGTGAATGCTTGTGTGAGTTCAGCGGTTGATGTCAGCTGTCCAGTTACAGATAATGAGAAAGATAATGTGGTAGCTTCTGGTGGATTTGTTTGCTCAAAATCTAGCCATAAAAGATCAGGACCTGTCAAACTTAGTGCAGGAGCAAAGCATATACTGAGGCCCAATGGAAGTCTGGATCAGAACTCTCCACCAATTTATTCGACTGTATATTTTACTCAAGCAACTAGTTCTAGCAAAGATGAAAAGGAGAAAGCAGAAAAAGTCTACAGGTTGTAA